The Desertifilum tharense IPPAS B-1220 DNA segment CCAAACCTTCCGCGAGGGTTCGGTTCAGGAGTTTCAAGACGATCCCTTCACCGTTTTGGCCCGCTGTCTAGAACCCTATCATCCGGTAAAATTGCCGCAACTCCCCCCCGGAATTGGCGGTTTATTTGGCTTTTGGGGCTATGAGTTAATTCATTGGATTGAACCCCGCGTTCCCGTTTACAGCGGCGGGGAAAACGATTTACCGGATGGCGTCTGGATGCAGGTGGATAACCTGTTGATTTTTGATCAAGTGAAGCGGAAAATTTGGGCGATCGCCTACGCCGATTTACGCAACACGCCCGACTTAGAACAAGCCTATCAGCAAGCGTGCGATCGCGTTCGTCAACTCGTCAACAAGTTACAATCCCCCTTATCTGCCAATAGCACCTTACTGGAATGGAACCCGCCGAGCCAGAACAGTGCGCCCCTAAACTACACCAGTAACATCTCCAAAGCTGATTTCTGTCAGAACGTCCAAAAAGCCAAAGACTATATCTTTGCAGGCGATATCTTTCAAGTCGTTCTCTCGCAGCGCCTTAGCGTTCCCTATCCCGGCGAACCCTTCTCCCTGTATCGTTCCCTGCGCCTCATTAACCCCTCGCCCTATATGGCGTATTTTAACTTCCGGGATTGGCAGATTATCGGCTCATCCCCTGAAGTGATGGTCAAAGCCACCCTAGCACCCAATGGCACCTCCACGGCCTTACTGCGCCCCATTGCTGGAACCCGACGGCGCGGACAAACCCATCAAGAAGATGTTGCCCTGGGGGAAGACTTATTGCAAGACCCCAAAGAAGTCGCAGAACACGTCATGCTGGTAGACTTAGGGCGCAACGACTTGGGGCGAGCTTGTACCATTGGTACCGTTAAAGTAGACGAATTAATGGTGATTGAACGCTACTCCCACGTCATGCATATTGTGAGTAACGTCATTGGCGAATTAGGGGCCGGAAAAACCGCTTGGGACTTGTTGAAAGCCTGTTTCCCCGCCGGAACCGTTAGCGGCGCGCCTAAAATTCGAGCAATGGAAATTATTCACGAACTCGAAGGCAGTCGCCGGGGCGTCTATTCCGGGGCTTACGGCTATTATGATTTTGACGGACAACTCAATAGCGCGATCGCCATTCGGACAATGGTCGTTCAAAACCAAACCGTTTCCGTACAAGCAGGCGCAGGCTTAGTGGCAGACTCCGATCCCGAAAAAGAATACGAAGAAACCCTCAACAAAGCCAGAGGTTTGCTAGAAGCCATTCGCTGCCTGCAACCCGCATCCAATCCCGGCTAAAAAGTCGGTGCTAGGATAGGCTGGTAGGAACGCCCTTGATTTTCAATTGTCTGTTGTCTTTCCTTTCCCGTATTAACCACTCGTGGATCGCAAATCTCCAGAACTCGCTGAAAATCAGACCGGGAAGCCTGCAAGACAGGTTTTGGTCTGTCAGCATCGCACCTGTCAAAAAAATGGTTCCCAAGCAGTGCTTAACGCCTTTCAAGCCGCTGTTTCGGATCGGGTAGAAGTGGTAGAATGCGGCTGTCAAGGACAATGCAGCCTCAGCCCTACCGTTCGCGTTTTACCAGACGAAATCTGGTATTGTCGGGTACAACCCGGCGATATTCCAGAAATTGTCGAGCAACATCTCCAACAGGATCGTCCTGTCGAAAGGCTGTTGCATCCCCGCATCCACCCGCGCATCTCCTTGTTTGAACCTTGACTTTTGGGTGGAGTTTCCCCCAAGAAAAACGATCTCGCTCTGAGTAATGCATTCAGCAGATTCGTAGACTCAAGATTCAAAAGTGCCTTAAGGCTCCAAGGGTGTCAAACTGGAAGGATTGAGAGTAAGGTTAACGCAACTGAGTTAGGCTCAGGTAAGATAGGCCATCCCCATGTCAGAGCAAATCGAGAAAATCAAACAATTAATTAAAACTGCTACAAATTCCAAGCAAAAGGCGATGTATCAAGATTTGCTGGTGAAATTAGAGTCCGAGTCGGACGAGCTACCCCCCTCCCCTGCAAAACCGCCATCGCCTGCAAAACCTATATTAAAATCCAAAAAACAGCAAGCGGCTTCATCTTCTCCACCCCCCGAACCCGCAGAAACGGCCGCGCCAGATGAGGCTTCCGGTGAAGCCGCAGAACCCCCCCAGGAGTTAAGCGACGCTTCCCCAGAGTCTGGGGGAACCGAACCCAGCGCCGACGAACCCAAGACAGATGCTTATTTTCAGGGAATTGGCATCATTCAAGGAGAAGTGACACTCACTGAAGAAGGGTCAACGGTTCAACTCGGAAACGTGCAATATCCGTTGTTTTATCTTCCTAATAAACGCCGTTATGCCTATGAAGCCTTGAAAAAGGAAATTGAAACCACAGGCAATTTGACACAGCGATTAATCGTCTATCCCAAAATCCTGCATTTTCCTAAAAAAGACCAGCCCCATAAAGTCGCTTTTCAGCTTGTTGGATTTATGGGTTCCCAAGCTTCAGCCAGCCAACTCAACAGCGAATTAAAGGATGGGGAATTCAAATTTTCGGGACTGTGGCAATTTATCCCCGTCTGTCGCTTTCCCTGTATTACTGTACTGCGTAACTTCAATCAAGAGCGACTCACTTGGATTAAGCAAGCTGAAGCACCGCAAAAAGTCAAATTCATGAAGGCGTCTCATATTCCGCTGCTGTGGCGAGATAGTCCTGTGAAGCCGTTTAGATTCAATCCCAAATTGAAAAAAGAACAGCAGGCGCAAACCTATTTCGTACAAGTCAAAGCCAGATTTATTCCCGAACGAGATGTTTTTGAATTTATCGAGCAGTTTCACGAACCGATTAAGGAAGCACCTGGATTTTTGAAAGCCTCGAAGAAGCTAAAAGCCGAAGCACTCAAAGTCTTGAGTGCAGCCAAGCAGCTTGAGGAGTCAACCGCCGACGAGTCATAATTCTGGACAGGCTGAACTTCTAAAGTGTCAATTGCAAGTCGCCCAGCACTCCCCTAGGAGCTACCCTGTATACATTAGTCTTCTCGTATTGTCCTACAGGGTGCGATCCCCCCTAGCCCCCCTTACAAAGGGGGGAACCGGAGTCAAACCCGCAATATAGCAGGGGTTCAGGGGGGATCTCTGCTTGATTTGGGGGTCAACTCTCAGGTGCATTTCCCCAAAACTGACGGATGTGCCGAAAAACCTTTGTGTTGAGCGTACTTTAAATGAACCCCAGTCCCCTTCCAGAAAAGCCAAAACTTCCCATTCAACAATGGTCTGCTGAAAAGACCAATGGTGCCAAAGTGGGTCTATGCTTCTTTATGGCTTTTGTGTTGCTGGGATACCCCTTAGTCATTAGTTTAGTGTTGGGAATTGTCGGCGCGATCGCGACTGGCTGGATTATCTTTGCGTGGAGAACCCCAGAAGAACTCGAACAGTTACCCCTACTCCCCACCCTAGAAGACATCCTAGAACCCGTTGAAGAACGCACCCGCCTAGAAACCTGGCGCAAAATGGAATCTCAATCCCGCCTTTCCACGAATGCGGCGAAAATTGGCTGGAAAAAGCTAATCAACTTCTTAGGCGAGGATAATCGCCCCCGACAATAAGACAAAGTAGCACTAGATACTATCTACCCCAACTCCCAATTCCCCTCTTCCCCCCATCTCCCCAACTCCCCATCCCCCCACCCTCTTCTTCCCCAACCCCCAACTCCCAACTCCCAATTCCCTTCTTCCCCCATGTTCCTATTCCTCTCCAAACTGCTACCCATTTTCGTCTATCCTCTGGGGTTAGCGTGCGTTTTGATTGCGGTATCTGGGTTTCTGGTGTGGAAACGTCCCCGATGGGCGATCATTTTGTTGGGGATAGCGTTTGCGGTATTGGTTTTGGGGGGAAATGGTTGGGTTTCTACACAGTTAGTGCGATCGCTAGAATGGCAAAATA contains these protein-coding regions:
- the trpE gene encoding anthranilate synthase component I, which codes for MIYPEFSQFAELAKQGNFVPVYQEWVADLDTPVSAWYKVCAGQPYSFLLESVEGGENLARYSLLGCDPLWILEARGDRTTQTFREGSVQEFQDDPFTVLARCLEPYHPVKLPQLPPGIGGLFGFWGYELIHWIEPRVPVYSGGENDLPDGVWMQVDNLLIFDQVKRKIWAIAYADLRNTPDLEQAYQQACDRVRQLVNKLQSPLSANSTLLEWNPPSQNSAPLNYTSNISKADFCQNVQKAKDYIFAGDIFQVVLSQRLSVPYPGEPFSLYRSLRLINPSPYMAYFNFRDWQIIGSSPEVMVKATLAPNGTSTALLRPIAGTRRRGQTHQEDVALGEDLLQDPKEVAEHVMLVDLGRNDLGRACTIGTVKVDELMVIERYSHVMHIVSNVIGELGAGKTAWDLLKACFPAGTVSGAPKIRAMEIIHELEGSRRGVYSGAYGYYDFDGQLNSAIAIRTMVVQNQTVSVQAGAGLVADSDPEKEYEETLNKARGLLEAIRCLQPASNPG
- a CDS encoding ferredoxin is translated as MDRKSPELAENQTGKPARQVLVCQHRTCQKNGSQAVLNAFQAAVSDRVEVVECGCQGQCSLSPTVRVLPDEIWYCRVQPGDIPEIVEQHLQQDRPVERLLHPRIHPRISLFEP